Below is a genomic region from Miscanthus floridulus cultivar M001 chromosome 1, ASM1932011v1, whole genome shotgun sequence.
CCTCCTGCTGGACTAGGACTGTTTCCATTTTTTTCATCATGTAATAATGTACCAACCTTTGACTGATGAATCAGATGAACCATCAGAGTGAACCTTACGCCAGCAGTCTTCAATGGCTGAAAGATGCAGATGTCACCTTCCTGCACATGGTTGTCTTGCACAAAGTGTGACCAAGGCCCCATTAACATATGGCAACTTTTATCTTTTCTGACGTTAAGCCTGGGATGCCACTTCTTGCTCTTGCCTGGCCGCTGAAGCGTCACGACTTGATTTTTGTGTGGGAAGTGCACGGCTGCATAAGCGCTAGGAATTACCTAATTCCAGATGGGAATGGGATGGATCAGCAAATATGACTCGAATATAGACTATATAAGAGGTTCATACAGCTGAGAGTGAGAGCTGACTAAAAAAGGCTGAACATTTGCAGGATTGGATTAGACCAATTTAATTGACAAAAGAGAAGACAGCAGCTTACGAGATTAGGGCCTCGTGTTTTCACATTGCCGGGCTTCATTAGTGCCACAAATACAGTAGTTTCAGGCTGGATTTGCTTGATAAGTGCATCTACTTGCTCCTCTTGTTCATCAGATAGAATACTCATACATGATAAGACATAATCAGGAGCCGCATTTGTCTTAGGATCATCATCAAAACCTGAAGACCATTGATATTCAGCGGTGCCAGTCAGAATCTGGTCCTGCACATAACTAATATAATTAGTACACAACCAGAATTTGCAACTTCTAGTGACGTGGGGTTTACCTAGTGTTTAGCATTCAATATTTAAGTATGGAATATGGCCTTTTTCCTAACAAATGCCTCCTAGTGAGGATTCCCATGTGCGGATTGGTGGTAGTGTTCTTATAACTACTTATTGTACTAGGAGAACTCCATCATTTTGGTAGTGTAAAAGCCGCTaggaaaaaacaaacaaacaaataaaagGTCTTTTAGATAAATCAAACCAAAGCTCATTGCACACAGGCATATTTAACAAAAAGAAATTATTTTCATGCAGGTATAAGGCAGCCAACAATTATTATAACATAATAACCTGATTCCTCAGACGAAGATGCTGATGTTGTGGTAATCCTTGCAGCTTTTCTACGTTGACTTGGACAATCCCTCTGACAGCTAGAGACTCTCTTACGAACTCTTGATGATTTGTCGGCATGGTCATGGGACCTATCTGAAACATCAACACAATCCGTGTCTCGTTCTTGGATGTTACTAGAACTGATTCTGATCCCATCGCAGGGAAAGACTTTCTCACATCCATCAGGATCGATTATCAGAACCTTAGAACGGGCCTTCTCAATGTGCTGGAACAGCAACGAGTCATTCTCTTCTATGGGATGGGCATCGATAAATGCTTTCCATCCACACTGGGGGAGCGTCTTGTTCATGTACTCCGTGCCCTTGACAGCATAAACACTACCGTCAGGGATTCGATGTCGATGCTCTCTGAGATCTCTCCTCCAAATTGGTTCATGAACCTGGCAGGCATTGTCTGCACCAAGAACAGTGAAACAAATATAATGCATATATCTTTATACAGAGCAATCCAAGCATCAGAGAGCAAGCGTTGTCTAATTATGTTTTCTGTTGCATTGTTTTGCAATTCACTGATGAAAAGTAGGTTTGAAATTCAGGAATGTAATTGATTTCACTTGCTCAATTAATCACGATGTATGGTTCTAGAATCTTTCAGTTCTGTGTAGCACACAGATTCAGTGAAATTTATGGAAAGGGTAGGCAACTATATACTACTACGAAGATTGAAATCTATCTCCAAATGAAACATGGTAGATAATGAAAATGTATCAGGGCAAAGATATTAAACTTATAGGAAGACTCACCATGCTGTGCCTATAATTAGCAGACATGAGCAAGAGGAAAGACGTCATCTTTCCACGCAAATGATCCATGTACCTTTCGCAACAAGCACAAGATTTCTTCACGTGGGAGCCTTGTCCAGCCATGTTCACTGCAATTTGCAGGATATGTCAGATAGAAATTAGAGTCAACAAACTGAACAAATATTCAGTATAACTTGGCGACACCACATTCAAGTTAGAATAGGAGAGAAGATTGCCCTTAACTTAGGACAGATGATTTACGACACAACAAGGGCGGAGccgagaaagaaaaataaaagatgaCAAAGTGAATGTTCAGCATAAACTTATATTGCAGTTTGGCACTACTACTATGTATATGAGATTTTTTCGGTAATGCTATCCCGCACTCGAGTGTTTCTCTCCCTCTCAACACTCGATTTGTTTTCTTCTGCAAATCCGACGTTTCCCccctcttcttttccaagtcagGCGGCCTTAGGAGCTCGGGTGAGGCAGGCCGGCCAGGCGGTGGGGACAGCGGGAGGGCGGCCTTTAGGTCCTGGCAGCGGGGGAGGCGGGGGCACTCATGACCGGAGCTCGCCACGGAAGGAGGAGGGGGATGGAAAGAAGGAGGCCGCCGCGGCTACGCTAGGGTTTCGCCGGAGCTCCGATAAAACCCTAGCACGACAACGGCGgggcgaggaggaagatgaacgGTGAACAATCGAATCGAGTGTTTTGCCCTCCCCCAAACACTTGAATGTACTTTTCACTGAAGAACGGGTAGGAATCTGCAGAAGATGTCATGATTTGCTTTCCTGGCAACTAGCAGTCCCAAGATACAACACAATAGATGAGCACCGAATTTTAACATTTGTTATATATCCCCACAACCTGAGGAAATGAAATGTCAAATGAATGGTGCAGAGCAATACCTAAGTATCAACCAAGCTTTGCAAACATTCCGTCACACTGGCCAGGATCGCAGCTTCATAGTTGCATTTCTATCTATTCTGTGGAGACAAAAGATAGACAGGAGGCCAGAAGTCGAAAGCGTTTGATGAACTCCCACGCGTGCGTTTTATGTGTGGTCGACTGGTGAGAGTTCGGTGATCAGTTGTGTTGTAATGCAGCGGCCAAGTGCTTGATCTTGTCAAATCAAAAGCTAAAAAATGAATCGAACAAAGATCTAACCAAGCACCGGTCCAAGATCAAACAAAGCACGCATGACGGTATGAGGAGAAACTGACCGTCACTTGCTGCTTCCACGTTGTCGTTCGGCCACTATCGAAATCCGTCTGGCCGTGCGATATGGAGCGAAAGAGGAACGCTCGTCACTGGAAGACAACAAGCGCCATGCGTGCCTCCAGGATGACGACGAATCAGATCTGCGCCGCCGCTCTTGTTGGAGATTCGGACGCGCCAGCAGGCCTCAACAAACGTGaccctttttttttctctcccgtAGCGTCGCTTGATCGGtggcctttcttttcttttcttcctattTTTCCTCTCCTTCCACTTCCGTAATGGCCGTCATTATTTCCTTTACTTCCTAATTCGTAGTGATTCCGTTACTTCCTTTGACTCCTAGATTGGCGCTTGCCTTCCATTCACCGGTGGGAATAATTTTTTCCGTGTGATTTTTCTGTCAGCAATTTTTATTTTCCCGCGGTTTTTATTTTCTTTACGGGGGACGGGTCGCGGTAAATTTCCTTTCTGCGCCAGGTTGCCATGGATAGCAGAGTGGTTTTGGTGCTGCCAATAGACGTTAATAATTCGTATGTTTTAGttgtatataatatatatagatacTAGGTAGCGTGTTCATGTGTTGCTACGGAagaactaaatcttttgtactaaaaacacacggatcgcacgataagataataatactgttaaattaaataccgacgttaaagtgacatttaattcaaaaagcaaagttcgtgaaattaacacagtcactggagagcgcggcgtcgcaggctcacaaactctactcggccccgttcggcttgctgaatcttggctgaaattggctgaaaaacactgttctgactgaaatgttgtgagagaaaaacactgttccggctgaaaaaagaagccgaacaagccgaatatgagataagccgaacggagctactgtatagactttttcgtgatatggctaagataatattttatatcggctaGAAAGAATTCtgcgatatccatttctttcatgcgccaataaatccatgaataagttccgcttgcatctccatataatcctgtacacacaggttcgagtatatatgtaaatattagtgcctgtcacatggataatactgcgtgtcttaaaaaatctcttcataaaattttaaaacaaagtatagttatactcaccgtataaatatgtgtgactTTAGGACTATTTCCACACAGActatatattgtagaataaggtatccacttgagtgtctgttccaagatgatgaattaggtgttgtaattcttaatttcgacacatttttctagtcaaggcaaccaatggtgacacttttcttagtggtgcataactttatggtgcacctcttgactatctgagtaagaACAAGTTAACactgcaaaggctcagaaaagctaCTAAGAAGGTcaaggttgagttttcctccactatgcatactaaaacctatgtccccgtttatcattgtcgatgcttttgatgcaaagcaattcaataTTACCATGATCatatataagtttgagtctcttgtgagcaatctcacAGAGGGACTCTTATTCTTTATAtgatctgcctcaaggatattggcaggacgatggacccatgttggaatgtcgcaccaaaaaatatccacgttttgtccacgatttatttctcataaatacatgcgggtactatgataatactaactacaccaaatgaaagattagagagaatttgtaTTGCCTCCAGaatgatttatttattaagttctttggactctacaggtagttttgaaatatctgtttgcatgtcttacctcgtatcctaattcaaaattttgtagtttaattagaatatgtaggtgattgtatatataatattcaatacaagaataatctatgcaaGATCTTTGAAAGATTTCTGCAGTGTAAAGACAACTTTGTTTTTCATGCATGCCCATGCTAACGCTACGAtaaaaacaaaaaggacaatatatcaattaaaaaataaaaacaaaactcatgctcaaagtcaaagagataaattatggatgcttgaattttgtcatccattatctacctgcgcgtgcctataaaatagactgaataaataattaaacatagatagaaaactaaattaatgaaaggatcattgcaagacatcaatcatctcatagctttcgacaatatcgcaaagctactaaaaactgtaaccgtgccctcacctcaaacattgtccagataaatggattacaataaAAGAAATGGATATTAGAGATTTCTTCCtatcaatataaaacattatctgagccgcatcacggaaaggtctataaagtagagtttatgagcctgcgacgccgcacactctgtgactgtgttaaattcataaactttgctttttggattaaatggcactttaacgttggtatttaatttttatagtattgttatcttatcgtgcgatccgtgtgtttttagtataaattgttagttatcccgtagtaatgcacggacacgctacctagtataaaTATAAAGAATGAAAAAGATGGCAAGAAAGATTGGCATTAGGCCAACTCCTTTTGATTCTTTACAAACACATCTCAAAGTTAACATGTGGGATGTGGGCTATGGGCATCAaatcaaaacaacaaaaagaacatggATTCGACCGTAAGTAGCATTGGCCctcattttttttgaaaaaaagaaaggTACTGCAGAGTTATATGATTGTCAATCTTATCAGCACTATCAATTTTTGGCAACTATAGAACTCAACCAAGACACCCATTGAAGTGCTACATCCCTAGCTCGCAACCCAATTAAGAGTAAGTTCTCGCAAGCCTAACCCCCCAGCCATTATTAAACTGCATGAAGGGCTCCGAAATGAAGACCACTATTtgaaaaaagagtaaatgattattgtttccttccatgcatgattattgtttccttccatgcatgattattgtttctttCCATgcattattgtttccttccatgcatgattattgtttactttcatgcataattattgtttccttccatgcatataGCCTCAGGTGATccatttgtttccttcaaagtagACGGGGATCACAGGGACgatagtttctttttctatcacgCAGGGTACCGCACGGGGTGGATAGATGGACGAACTAAAACAAATATCGCACCAAAAGATGTCCacgctttattctttttagttataGGAGAGTAGGAGATAGAAGATAGCGAAGAGATATAAATGGAGAAGAGATAAGGGGAGACTAAAGACCAGAAATTACCTACGTAGTTAAACGGGAGGCCGCAATGCAAGGGAAATTATTATGGGAGGCCgtgagcatctctaagagttccCTAAATTCCTCtcctaatccttggtttttaAAAAGATTAGAAAAAAactctctccaacaactcctaatactTCTTCCAAAAATTTATGCACTTGGGAAATCTTCCCCCGTTCCGCGTAACTTTATGCGGACGCAACCTCGCATGGATATGGCTTCCCGCTCGGCGTCCTTCTTCTAGCGATTTCTTTTGCCGCGAGTCTCTCCTTCCCGCCGCCACAGAGCCTCGTTAAGTACACGAACGTCTTGCACTCTTGCGCATGTCGCGGAGGCTCGTGAGGTACACCACCGCCTTCCGCTCGCCTCCCAGTGGCCACATGGGTGACAACTTGGCGTCGCGACCCTTGATTCGCGTCCATTTGATCTTCTCTTGGAACGCGATGATGCGGGCACGGACAAGGCCGGAAAGCTATGGAATGTCGCCGGTGGCATGTCACATGCATCCACGTCCTCCCGCAGCTGCTGCCTGGGTGTCTTGTTTTCGGCGACATGGTTGTTGTAGCTCTTCATCTACTCCACCGACAACATCGCGTGCCTGCATGAGCCCGAGTGGCGGGTGCTGCCGGCGAGGCCGAGGGTGCCGAGAATAGATACGGTCCTCAGCCGTAGCCGCTGGCGGTCAGGAGGGCAGCGGGAAGCTCTGGCGTGATACGAAACTATATTCAAGTACCATTTGCTCCTGTGTATATGTGTATATTCAAGTAATGCTCTTGGCCGGCTACACGCCTGCTTGCATGCTCCTGTTTGCATGGCACTGTTTGCTGGCACAAGGTGAAGCTGCTGCTTGCTTGGTGCCGTCTCTGCTTGCctaggcggcagcaagctggCTGGGGTGGCCCGGTGGTGGCGGCAGCGGCTGGGagttggcggcggcggcagggaggTTGCAGCGTGAGAAAGGGTTCGGCGCACCCCTCGCAGTCC
It encodes:
- the LOC136510639 gene encoding B3 domain-containing protein Os03g0620400-like isoform X1, which gives rise to MDVRKSFPAMGSESVLVTSKNETRIVLMFQIGPMTMPTNHQEFVRESLAVRGIVQVNVEKLQGLPQHQHLRLRNQDQILTGTAEYQWSSGFDDDPKTNAAPDYVLSCMSILSDEQEEQVDALIKQIQPETTVFVALMKPGNVKTRGPNLVIPSAYAAVHFPHKNQVVTLQRPGKSKKWHPRLNVRKDKSCHMLMGPWSHFVQDNHVQEGDICIFQPLKTAGVRFTLMVHLIHQSKVGTLLHDEKNGNSPSPAGGTSSSRGKTMRSKANDLKIVHSTDGKAKAEVTPIARVKEEPADPGPSNSKGYWTDDESDDSGGPSEAGLYILSAHAHLADEQRKKVEDIVGSIQCQVPIYVAVMNKTSVAVNGTCVLYFGKQYTSKYLPHGEHTVTLVRNGNSAAWKVKMHAQMFSKGWRDFVRDNRLKLDDICLFQLTKDDIKMLTMTVYIIRHV